From one Triticum aestivum cultivar Chinese Spring chromosome 4B, IWGSC CS RefSeq v2.1, whole genome shotgun sequence genomic stretch:
- the LOC123093542 gene encoding DUF21 domain-containing protein At5g52790 isoform X2 yields the protein MSSHEACCGTMFWVYLLSCAGLVMFAGLMSGLTLGLMSLSLVDLEVLAKAGTPQDRRNAARILPVVKNQHLLLCTLLIGNSLAMEALPIFLDSLVPSFGAILISVTLILAFGEIMPQAICTRYGLSMGAKAAPIVRVLLVVFFPVAYPISKLLDWLLGKGHVALMRRAELKTLVDMHGDAAGKGGELTHDETTIIAGALEMTQKTAKDAMTPISETFSLDINAKLDVHTVGMIMTKGHSRIPIYSGRPSNIIGLILVKNLLTCRPEDEVPTRHVTIRKIPRKVTATWLWLLNALKKKEHLLKRITVLQQITK from the exons ATGTCGAGCCACGAGGCGTGCTGCGGGACCATGTTCTGGGTGTACCTGCTCTCCTGCGCGGGGCTGGTGATGTTCGCGGGGCTCATGTCGGGGCTCACCCTGGGCCTCATGTCGCTAAGCCTCGTGGACCTGGAGGTGCTGGCCAAGGCCGGCACGCCGCAGGACAGGCGCAACGCCGCCAGGATCCTGCCCGTCGTCAAGAACCAGCACCTCCTCCTCTGCACGCTCCTCATCGGCAACTCCCTCGCCATGGAGGCGCTCCCCATCTTCCTCGACTCCCTCGTGCCCTCCTTCGGCGCCATCCTCATCTCCGTCACCCTCATCCTCGCCTTCGGTGAG ATCATGCCGCAGGCCATCTGCACGCGCTACGGGCTGAGCATGGGGGCCAAGGCGGCGCCCATCGTCCGGGTGCTCCTCGTCGTCTTCTTCCCGGTCGCCTACCCCATCAGCAAG CTGTTGGATTGGCTACTTGGAAAGGGCCATGTTGCACTTATGAGGAGAGCTGAGCTAAAGACATTAGTTGATATGCACGGCGATGCG GCTGGAAAAGGTGGAGAGCTGACTCATGATGAAACTACTATCATTGCAGGAGCATTGGAGATGACTCAAAAGACTGCAAAAGATGCCATGACTCCCATATCTGAAACCTTCTCACTTGACATAAATGCCAAGCTGGATGT GCATACGGTGGGTATGATAATGACCAAAGGGCACAGCCGTATTCCTATATACTCTGGAAGACCAAGCAATATTATCGGTCTTATATTG GTAAAAAACTTGCTTACTTGCCGGCCTGAGGATGAGGTGCCCACTAGACATGTTACTATCAGAAAAATTCCAAG AAAGGTCACAGCCACATGGCTGTGGTTGTTAAACGCACTAAAGAAGAAGGAGCATCTGTTGAAAAGAATAACAGTTTTACAGCAGATTACAAAATGA
- the LOC123093542 gene encoding DUF21 domain-containing protein At2g14520 isoform X1 — translation MSSHEACCGTMFWVYLLSCAGLVMFAGLMSGLTLGLMSLSLVDLEVLAKAGTPQDRRNAARILPVVKNQHLLLCTLLIGNSLAMEALPIFLDSLVPSFGAILISVTLILAFGEIMPQAICTRYGLSMGAKAAPIVRVLLVVFFPVAYPISKLLDWLLGKGHVALMRRAELKTLVDMHGDAAGKGGELTHDETTIIAGALEMTQKTAKDAMTPISETFSLDINAKLDVHTVGMIMTKGHSRIPIYSGRPSNIIGLILVKNLLTCRPEDEVPTRHVTIRKIPRVADDLPLYDILNEFQKGHSHMAVVVKRTKEEGASVEKNNSFTADYKMTNGHAHADGLGLSPSHVNIPGSRRNNNDKYSKKIERKRDNILDFNTDPLPHYSMDEEAVGIITMEDVMEQLLQEDILDETDEYVDVHNKIKINMLPPGKSVSPLISPSGEPLSQGLRKTPMASPLSPYHNGGSILRSPVANHARSPGTLPTMFSPGRSPASQTPVRSSPTSSWVSRNSYRNP, via the exons ATGTCGAGCCACGAGGCGTGCTGCGGGACCATGTTCTGGGTGTACCTGCTCTCCTGCGCGGGGCTGGTGATGTTCGCGGGGCTCATGTCGGGGCTCACCCTGGGCCTCATGTCGCTAAGCCTCGTGGACCTGGAGGTGCTGGCCAAGGCCGGCACGCCGCAGGACAGGCGCAACGCCGCCAGGATCCTGCCCGTCGTCAAGAACCAGCACCTCCTCCTCTGCACGCTCCTCATCGGCAACTCCCTCGCCATGGAGGCGCTCCCCATCTTCCTCGACTCCCTCGTGCCCTCCTTCGGCGCCATCCTCATCTCCGTCACCCTCATCCTCGCCTTCGGTGAG ATCATGCCGCAGGCCATCTGCACGCGCTACGGGCTGAGCATGGGGGCCAAGGCGGCGCCCATCGTCCGGGTGCTCCTCGTCGTCTTCTTCCCGGTCGCCTACCCCATCAGCAAG CTGTTGGATTGGCTACTTGGAAAGGGCCATGTTGCACTTATGAGGAGAGCTGAGCTAAAGACATTAGTTGATATGCACGGCGATGCG GCTGGAAAAGGTGGAGAGCTGACTCATGATGAAACTACTATCATTGCAGGAGCATTGGAGATGACTCAAAAGACTGCAAAAGATGCCATGACTCCCATATCTGAAACCTTCTCACTTGACATAAATGCCAAGCTGGATGT GCATACGGTGGGTATGATAATGACCAAAGGGCACAGCCGTATTCCTATATACTCTGGAAGACCAAGCAATATTATCGGTCTTATATTG GTAAAAAACTTGCTTACTTGCCGGCCTGAGGATGAGGTGCCCACTAGACATGTTACTATCAGAAAAATTCCAAG GGTGGCTGATGATCTTCCTCTCTATGACATTCTAAATGAGTTTCAGAAAGGTCACAGCCACATGGCTGTGGTTGTTAAACGCACTAAAGAAGAAGGAGCATCTGTTGAAAAGAATAACAGTTTTACAGCAGATTACAAAATGACAAACGGACATGCTCATGCTGATG GTCTCGGTCTGTCACCCTCGCATGTCAACATTCCCGGAAGTCGTCGAAATAACAATGACAAGTACAGTAAGAAAATTGAAAGAAAACGGGACAATATTCTTGATTTTAACACTGATCCACTTCCTCACTATTCAATGGATGAGGAAGCGGTGGGAATAATTACGATGGAAGATGTCATGGAGCAACTGCTGCAG GAAGATATCTTGGATGAAACAGATGAGTATGTTGATGTGCATAACAA GATCAAAATAAACATGTTACCGCCAGGCAAATCAGTGTCGCCTCTTATATCTCCTAGTGGTGAACCTCTGTCTCAAGGTCTAAGAAAGACCCCTATGGCTTCTCCGCTGTCGCCGTACCATAATGGCGGCTCCATCTTACGTTCCCCTGTTGCAAACCATGCTCGGTCACCTGGGACTTTACCGACAATGTTCTCTCCTGGAAGGTCACCTGCGTCACAAACTCCCGTTCGCAGTTCGCCGACTTCAAGTTGG GTCTCGAGGAATTCGTACCGAAATCCGTAG